A single region of the Brassica rapa cultivar Chiifu-401-42 chromosome A03, CAAS_Brap_v3.01, whole genome shotgun sequence genome encodes:
- the LOC103857605 gene encoding casparian strip membrane protein 1, with protein sequence MAKESTTIDIGEPSTVTKSTSHAVVDEKKKSFVTAAAGGGYKRGLTIFDFLLRLAAIGITIGASSVMFTAEETLPFFTQFLQFQAGYDDFPTFQFFVIAIAIVASYLVLSLPFSIVTIVRPLAVAPRLILLISDTVVLTLTTAAAAAAASIVYLAHNGNANTNWLPICQQFGDFCQTASTAVVAASISVVFFILLIVISAIALKRH encoded by the exons ATGGCGAAAGAGTCCACCACCATTGACATCGGCGAACCGAGCACCGTTACCAAAAGTACAAGCCATGCCGTGGTggacgagaagaagaagagttttgTGACAGCCGCCGCAGGAGGCGGCTACAAGAGAGGTTTGACCATATTTGATTTTCTCCTCCGTTTGGCGGCCATAGGAATCACCATCGGGGCTTCCTCTGTCATGTTCACCGCCGAGGAGACACTTCCCTTCTTTACTCAGTTCTTACAGTTCCAAGCCGGTTACGATGACTTTCCCACGTTTCA GTTCTTTGTGATAGCCATAGCCATAGTGGCCAGCTATCTCGTCCTTTCACTTCCCTTTTCCATCGTCACTATTGTCCGACCACTGGCAGTTGCGCCCCGGCTCATCCTCCTCATCTCCGACACC GTGGTCTTGACGCTTACCACAGCAGCAGCAGCTGCGGCAGCATCAATTGTCTACCTTGCACATAACGGTAACGCAAACACCAATTGGCTCCCCATTTGTCAGCAGTTTGGAGACTTCTGCCAAACCGCAAGTACTGCAGTTGTAGCTGCATCTATCTCGGTTGTCTTCTTTATCCTTCTCATTGTCATCTCAGCCATTGCCCTAAAAAGGCATTGA
- the LOC103857602 gene encoding BEL1-like homeodomain protein 1, with protein sequence MAAYFHGNPPEISAGTDGGLQTLILMNPTTYVPYTQQDDDSNNSNNNTNNNNFVFLDSRAPPQNANQQFVGIPLSGHEAASITAADNISVLHGYPPRVQYSLYGSHQVDPTHHQAACETPRAQRGLSLTLSSQQQQQQHRQTLHHVGFGSGPGEDIRVGSGSTASGVTNGVANLVSSKYLRAAQELLDEVVKADSNDITIKSQLFSSKKGTSVTDTKAVGESSTGAREGSDGGGEASGKRTVELGTAERQEIQMKKAKLSSMLHEVEQRYRQYHQQMQMVISSFEQAAGIGSAKSYTSLALKTISRQFRCLKEAIAGQIKAANKSLGEEDSVSGVGRFEGSRLKFVDHHLRQQRALQQLGMIQHPSNNAWRPQRGLPERAVSVLRAWLFEHFLHPYPKDSDKHMLAKQTGLTRSQVSNWFINARVRLWKPMVEEMYAEEMKEQGKNMGSMEKTPNLDENIDDSASKSTSNQEKIPMGGGGLDNYHLNPGHNGELEGVTGMQESPKRLRTSDGTMMQPINEGFSSNEKMKILEERQGIRSDGGYPFMGSFGQYQMDEMSRFNVAVSDQELLTQRFSGNNNGVSLTLGLPHCDSLSSTHHQGFMQTHHGIQIGRSVKIGETEEYGNSAINGGSGSAATAHSSAAAAAAYNGMNIQNQKRYVAQLLPDFVA encoded by the exons ATGGCTGCTTACTTCCACGGCAATCCACCGGAGATCTCAGCCGGAACCGACGGTGGTTTACAGACGTTGATCCTCATGAATCCAACGACTTACGTACCATACACTCAACAAGACGACGACTCAAACAATAGCAACAACAACACAAACAACAACAATTTCGTCTTCCTAGACTCACGCGCGCCTCCGCAAAACGCGAACCAGCAGTTCGTCGGCATACCACTCTCTGGCCATGAAGCTGCTTCCATTACAGCCGCCGACAACATCTCTGTACTTCACGGATACCCTCCGCGCGTGCAGTACAGTTTATACGGCAGCCACCAAGTGGATCCCACTCATCATCAAGCTGCGTGTGAGACTCCACGCGCCCAACGAGGCCTCTCTTTGACCCTCTCGTCtcaacagcagcagcagcaacatcGCCAGACTCTCCATCATGTAGGGTTCGGGTCAGGACCCGGAGAAGATATCCGGGTCGGATCAGGCTCTACAGCATCGGGAGTAACAAACGGTGTAGCGAATCTTGTAAGCTCCAAGTACTTGAGAGCAGCGCAAGAGCTTCTAGACGAAGTAGTCAAGGCTGATTCTAATGACATAACCATTAAGTCCCAACTATTCTCATCGAAGAAAGGGACAAGTGTAACTGATACTAAAGCTGTCGGAGAATCCTCCACCGGCGCCAGAGAAGGTTCTGATGGCGGAGGAGAAGCTTCGGGTAAACGTACGGTGGAGCTAGGAACGGCGGAGAGGCAAGAAATACAAATGAAGAAAGCAAAGTTGAGTAGTATGCTTCACGag GTGGAGCAGAGATACAGACAGTATCACCAACAGATGCAGATGGTAATCTCATCGTTCGAACAGGCGGCAGGGATAGGTTCTGCCAAGTCATACACCTCCCTCGCACTGAAGACAATATCAAGACAGTTCCGGTGCTTGAAAGAGGCGATCGCTGGTCAGATAAAAGCGGCCAACAAGAGTCTTGGGGAGGAAGATTCTGTGTCCGGTGTCGGGAGGTTTGAAGGGTCGAGGCTCAAGTTCGTAGACCATCACTTGAGACAGCAGAGAGCTCTTCAGCAACTTGGAATGATTCAGCATCCTTCTAATAATGCATGGAGACCTCAACGTGGTCTCCCCGAACGAGCCGTCTCAGTCCTCCGTGCATGGCTTTTCGAACACTTTCTTCACCC ATACCCTAAGGATTCGGACAAGCACATGCTAGCCAAGCAAACAGGACTCACTCGGAGCCAG GTGTCGAACTGGTTCATAAACGCGAGGGTTCGGCTATGGAAACCGATGGTGGAAGAGATGTACGCGGAGGAAATGAAGGAGCAAGGAAAGAACATGGGATCCATGGAGAAGACGCCAAATTTGGATGAGAACATCGATGATTCTGCTTCTAAGTCAACTAGTAACCAAGAGAAGATCCCCATGGGAGGAGGAGGCCTCGACAATTACCATCTGAATCCCGGTCACAACGGTGAACTAGAAGGCGTCACTGGAATGCAAGAAAGTCCCAAGAGGCTAAGAACAAGCGACGGCACAATGATGCAGCCTATAAATGAGGGTTTCAGCTCGAACGAGAAGATGAAAATTCTAGAAGAACGGCAAGGGATTAGATCAGACGGTGGATACCCTTTCATGGGGAGCTTTGGACAATACCAAATGGATGAGATGTCAAGATTTAATGTGGCTGTCTCGGACCAGGAGCTTTTAACACAGAGGTTCTCAGGAAACAACAATGGCGTGTCTCTCACGTTAGGGTTACCTCATTGTGATAGCTTGTCATCCACGCACCATCAGGGTTTCATGCAGACCCACCATGGAATTCAGATAGGGAGAAGTGTGAAAATAGGAGAAACAGAGGAATATGGAAACTCAGCCATAAATGGTGGCAGCGGCTCAGCCGCAACCGCACATTCATCAGCCGCAGCAGCTGCGGCTTACAATGGGATGAACATACAGAACCAGAAGAGATATGTGGCTCAGTTATTGCCTGATTTCGTTGCTTAA
- the LOC103857604 gene encoding transcription factor E2FA isoform X2, producing the protein MSGGVRPSPGHSQPPPSSSNPVVPPIRRHLAFASTKPPFHPSDYRRFTPSYDSSSLCGIVDREEDAVVLRSPSRKRKSMMDVVTTTTTTSNSNGFTSTGSTSIHNSPCLTPVSAKGGRVNTKSRAKGTQSLPQTPISNAGSPATLTPSGSCRYDSSLGLLTKKFVNLIKQAEDGMLDLNKAAEVLEVQKRRIYDITNVLEGIDLIEKPFKNRILWKGVDASRPGDVDADVSVLHAEIENLNLEEQALDSQIRETEERLRDLSENEKNQKWLFVTEEDIKSLPGFQNQTLIAVKAPHGTTLEVPDPDEAGDLPQRRYRIILRSTMGPIDVYLVSEFEDTNGSVAPPACLPPIASCSGSTENHDIEALTLDNTETTIEHQMSQDHEHAQPGDTSDLNYLQEQVGGMLKITPSDIENDDTDYWLLSNAEISMTDIWNTDSGIDWDYGIADVSTPPPVMGEEIAPVAIDSKPR; encoded by the exons ATGTCCGGCGGCGTACGTCCTTCTCCGGGACATTCTCAGCCGCCACCATCGTCATCTAACCCTGTGGTCCCACCCATACGTCGACACTTGGCGTTCGCCTCAACGAAACCTCCCTTCCATCCGTCTGATTACCGTCGGTTCACCCCTTCCTACGATAGTAGCAGCCTCTGTGGAATCGTAGATCGGGAGGAGGACGCCGTCGTTTTAAGATCTCCT TCGCGGAAGAGAAAGTCGATGATGGATGTGGTTACTACTACCACTACTACTTCTAATAGTAATGGATTCACGAGCACTGGTTCCACTAGCATACACAACAGTCCCTGTCTCACTCCTGTTTCAGCTAAAGGAGGCAGAGTCAACACCAAGTCAAGGGCCAAAGGGACTCAGTCACTTCCTCAAACCCCCATCTCAAATGCTG GTTCTCCTGCCACACTAACTCCTTCTGGAAGTTGCCGTTATGACAGTTCTTTAG GTCTCCTTACGAAAAAGTTTGTCAATCTAATCAAGCAAGCCGAAGATGGGATGCTGGACCTAAACAAAGCTGCAGAAGTATTGGAGGTGCAGAAACGACGTATATATGATATTACAAACGTTTTGGAGGGGATTGATCTCATTGAAAAGCCTTTCAAGAACCGTATACTTTGGAA GGGAGTTGATGCTTCGAGGCCTGGCGATGTGGATGCTGACGTATCTGTCTTACAT GCAGAGATTGAAAACCTTAACCTCGAGGAGCAAGCGCTAGATAGCCAAATCAG AGAAACGGAGGAAAGACTAAGAGATCTTAGCGAAAATGAAAAGAATCAGAA GTGGCTTTTTGTCACTGAAGAGGACATCAAGAGTTTACCAGGTTTCCAG AACCAAACTCTGATAGCTGTAAAAGCTCCTCATGGCACAACTTTGGAAGTCCCTGATCCAGATGAA GCGGGTGACCTCCCTCAGAGGAGATACAGGATCATTCTTAGAAGTACAATGGGACCTATTGACGTATACCTTGTCAG CGAATTTGAGGACACGAATGGGAGTGTTGCACCACCAGCATGCTTGCCGCCCATTGCTTCTTGCTCGGGATCTACAGAAAACCATGACATCGAAGCCTTAACTCTTGATAACACAGAAACTACCATTGAGCATCAGATGTCTCAAGATCATGAACATGCTCAACCGGGCGACACCTCTGATCTTAATTATTTGCAGGAGCAAGTTGGAGGAATGCTTAAGATTACTCCCTCTGACATCGAA AATGATGATACGGACTACTGGCTTCTCTCCAATGCTGAGATTAGCATGACGGATATTTGGAACACTGACT CTGGTATTGATTGGGACTATGGAATAGCTGACGTGAGTACTCCACCACCGGTAATGGGTGAAGAAATAGCCCCAGTTGCTATTGACTCCAAACCAAGATGA
- the LOC103857604 gene encoding transcription factor E2FA isoform X3 codes for MGLGMRWRECGSTFGGRRMNMVRDKKHKGKKSRKRKSMMDVVTTTTTTSNSNGFTSTGSTSIHNSPCLTPVSAKGGRVNTKSRAKGTQSLPQTPISNAVVGSPATLTPSGSCRYDSSLGLLTKKFVNLIKQAEDGMLDLNKAAEVLEVQKRRIYDITNVLEGIDLIEKPFKNRILWKGVDASRPGDVDADVSVLHAEIENLNLEEQALDSQIRETEERLRDLSENEKNQKWLFVTEEDIKSLPGFQNQTLIAVKAPHGTTLEVPDPDEAGDLPQRRYRIILRSTMGPIDVYLVSEFEDTNGSVAPPACLPPIASCSGSTENHDIEALTLDNTETTIEHQMSQDHEHAQPGDTSDLNYLQEQVGGMLKITPSDIENDDTDYWLLSNAEISMTDIWNTDSGIDWDYGIADVSTPPPVMGEEIAPVAIDSKPR; via the exons ATGGGTTTAGGGATGCGTTGGAG AGAATGTGGTTCTACATTTGGCGGCAGGAGGATGAATATGGTTCGTGACAAGAAACACAAAGGCAAAAAG TCGCGGAAGAGAAAGTCGATGATGGATGTGGTTACTACTACCACTACTACTTCTAATAGTAATGGATTCACGAGCACTGGTTCCACTAGCATACACAACAGTCCCTGTCTCACTCCTGTTTCAGCTAAAGGAGGCAGAGTCAACACCAAGTCAAGGGCCAAAGGGACTCAGTCACTTCCTCAAACCCCCATCTCAAATGCTG TTGTAGGTTCTCCTGCCACACTAACTCCTTCTGGAAGTTGCCGTTATGACAGTTCTTTAG GTCTCCTTACGAAAAAGTTTGTCAATCTAATCAAGCAAGCCGAAGATGGGATGCTGGACCTAAACAAAGCTGCAGAAGTATTGGAGGTGCAGAAACGACGTATATATGATATTACAAACGTTTTGGAGGGGATTGATCTCATTGAAAAGCCTTTCAAGAACCGTATACTTTGGAA GGGAGTTGATGCTTCGAGGCCTGGCGATGTGGATGCTGACGTATCTGTCTTACAT GCAGAGATTGAAAACCTTAACCTCGAGGAGCAAGCGCTAGATAGCCAAATCAG AGAAACGGAGGAAAGACTAAGAGATCTTAGCGAAAATGAAAAGAATCAGAA GTGGCTTTTTGTCACTGAAGAGGACATCAAGAGTTTACCAGGTTTCCAG AACCAAACTCTGATAGCTGTAAAAGCTCCTCATGGCACAACTTTGGAAGTCCCTGATCCAGATGAA GCGGGTGACCTCCCTCAGAGGAGATACAGGATCATTCTTAGAAGTACAATGGGACCTATTGACGTATACCTTGTCAG CGAATTTGAGGACACGAATGGGAGTGTTGCACCACCAGCATGCTTGCCGCCCATTGCTTCTTGCTCGGGATCTACAGAAAACCATGACATCGAAGCCTTAACTCTTGATAACACAGAAACTACCATTGAGCATCAGATGTCTCAAGATCATGAACATGCTCAACCGGGCGACACCTCTGATCTTAATTATTTGCAGGAGCAAGTTGGAGGAATGCTTAAGATTACTCCCTCTGACATCGAA AATGATGATACGGACTACTGGCTTCTCTCCAATGCTGAGATTAGCATGACGGATATTTGGAACACTGACT CTGGTATTGATTGGGACTATGGAATAGCTGACGTGAGTACTCCACCACCGGTAATGGGTGAAGAAATAGCCCCAGTTGCTATTGACTCCAAACCAAGATGA
- the LOC103857604 gene encoding transcription factor E2FA isoform X1 has protein sequence MSGGVRPSPGHSQPPPSSSNPVVPPIRRHLAFASTKPPFHPSDYRRFTPSYDSSSLCGIVDREEDAVVLRSPSRKRKSMMDVVTTTTTTSNSNGFTSTGSTSIHNSPCLTPVSAKGGRVNTKSRAKGTQSLPQTPISNAVVGSPATLTPSGSCRYDSSLGLLTKKFVNLIKQAEDGMLDLNKAAEVLEVQKRRIYDITNVLEGIDLIEKPFKNRILWKGVDASRPGDVDADVSVLHAEIENLNLEEQALDSQIRETEERLRDLSENEKNQKWLFVTEEDIKSLPGFQNQTLIAVKAPHGTTLEVPDPDEAGDLPQRRYRIILRSTMGPIDVYLVSEFEDTNGSVAPPACLPPIASCSGSTENHDIEALTLDNTETTIEHQMSQDHEHAQPGDTSDLNYLQEQVGGMLKITPSDIENDDTDYWLLSNAEISMTDIWNTDSGIDWDYGIADVSTPPPVMGEEIAPVAIDSKPR, from the exons ATGTCCGGCGGCGTACGTCCTTCTCCGGGACATTCTCAGCCGCCACCATCGTCATCTAACCCTGTGGTCCCACCCATACGTCGACACTTGGCGTTCGCCTCAACGAAACCTCCCTTCCATCCGTCTGATTACCGTCGGTTCACCCCTTCCTACGATAGTAGCAGCCTCTGTGGAATCGTAGATCGGGAGGAGGACGCCGTCGTTTTAAGATCTCCT TCGCGGAAGAGAAAGTCGATGATGGATGTGGTTACTACTACCACTACTACTTCTAATAGTAATGGATTCACGAGCACTGGTTCCACTAGCATACACAACAGTCCCTGTCTCACTCCTGTTTCAGCTAAAGGAGGCAGAGTCAACACCAAGTCAAGGGCCAAAGGGACTCAGTCACTTCCTCAAACCCCCATCTCAAATGCTG TTGTAGGTTCTCCTGCCACACTAACTCCTTCTGGAAGTTGCCGTTATGACAGTTCTTTAG GTCTCCTTACGAAAAAGTTTGTCAATCTAATCAAGCAAGCCGAAGATGGGATGCTGGACCTAAACAAAGCTGCAGAAGTATTGGAGGTGCAGAAACGACGTATATATGATATTACAAACGTTTTGGAGGGGATTGATCTCATTGAAAAGCCTTTCAAGAACCGTATACTTTGGAA GGGAGTTGATGCTTCGAGGCCTGGCGATGTGGATGCTGACGTATCTGTCTTACAT GCAGAGATTGAAAACCTTAACCTCGAGGAGCAAGCGCTAGATAGCCAAATCAG AGAAACGGAGGAAAGACTAAGAGATCTTAGCGAAAATGAAAAGAATCAGAA GTGGCTTTTTGTCACTGAAGAGGACATCAAGAGTTTACCAGGTTTCCAG AACCAAACTCTGATAGCTGTAAAAGCTCCTCATGGCACAACTTTGGAAGTCCCTGATCCAGATGAA GCGGGTGACCTCCCTCAGAGGAGATACAGGATCATTCTTAGAAGTACAATGGGACCTATTGACGTATACCTTGTCAG CGAATTTGAGGACACGAATGGGAGTGTTGCACCACCAGCATGCTTGCCGCCCATTGCTTCTTGCTCGGGATCTACAGAAAACCATGACATCGAAGCCTTAACTCTTGATAACACAGAAACTACCATTGAGCATCAGATGTCTCAAGATCATGAACATGCTCAACCGGGCGACACCTCTGATCTTAATTATTTGCAGGAGCAAGTTGGAGGAATGCTTAAGATTACTCCCTCTGACATCGAA AATGATGATACGGACTACTGGCTTCTCTCCAATGCTGAGATTAGCATGACGGATATTTGGAACACTGACT CTGGTATTGATTGGGACTATGGAATAGCTGACGTGAGTACTCCACCACCGGTAATGGGTGAAGAAATAGCCCCAGTTGCTATTGACTCCAAACCAAGATGA
- the LOC103857603 gene encoding HVA22-like protein j, whose product MLGDFIIRLLVLILGYTYPAFECFKTVEKNKVDIEELRFWCQYWILLALISSFERVGDIFISWLPLYGEMKVVFFVYLWYPKTKGTRHVYETLLKPYIAQHETEIDRKIMELRARAWDFFIFYFHNFAQAGQSTLIQAFQYVLAQSVLFSTAAAAKQPPMEPNVNVKTRSPVETESDPHSPPAPRALNKTLSALRSLEKQTSRGRKWPPPTPGRDSAGTFNGDEGVNIPDTLPGSPITDARAKLRRSNSRSQAAS is encoded by the exons ATGTTGGGAGATTTCATCATCAGACTCCTTGT ATTAATATTAGGGTACACATACCCAGCTTTTGAATGCTTTAAAACGGTGGAGAAGAACAAAGTTGATATCGAGGAACTCAGATTTTGGTGCCAATACTG GATATTGTTGGCGCTAATTTCATCGTTCGAGAGGGTTGGCGATATATTTATCTCATG GTTACCGTTGTACGGAGAAATGAAAGTGGTATTTTTCGTATATCTCTGGTACCCTAAAACGAAG GGAACGAGACATGTGTATGAGACGTTGTTGAAGCCATACATAGCTCAACACGAGACAGAGATTGACAGAAAGATTATGGAGTTGCGAGCTAGAGCTTGGGACTTTTTCATCTTCTACTTCCACAACTTTGCCCAG GCTGGTCAGTCCACATTGATCCAGGCTTTTCAGTACGTACTCGCCCAATCGGTCCTGTTCTCGACCGCAGCCGCAGCTAAACAGCCG CCGATGGAGCCGAACGTAAACGTGAAAACACGATCACCAGTTGAGACGGAGAGTGATCCGCACTCACCTCCCGCTCCAAGAGCGTTGAACAAAACGCTATCTGCGTTGCGATCGCTAGAGAAGCAAACGAGCAGGGGGAGGAAGTGGCCACCACCAACACCAGGCAGAGACTCAGCCGGGACATTCAACGGAGATGAAGGAGTCAACATTCCTGATACACTTCCGGGATCACCTATCACCGATGCTCGTGCTAAGCTTCGCCGTTCTAACTCCAGGTCTCAGGCCGCATCATAG